One Halioglobus japonicus DNA segment encodes these proteins:
- the tusA gene encoding sulfurtransferase TusA translates to MSLEPDHILDASGLFCPEPVMLLHNQVRDMQVGEVVQVLATDPSTQRDIPKFCTFLGHELLQQDEQDGQYRYWLRKQGDA, encoded by the coding sequence ATGTCATTAGAGCCTGATCACATTCTCGACGCCAGCGGGTTGTTCTGCCCGGAGCCTGTCATGTTGCTGCACAATCAGGTGCGCGATATGCAGGTGGGCGAGGTGGTGCAGGTGTTGGCTACCGATCCCTCCACACAGCGCGACATTCCCAAGTTCTGCACCTTTCTCGGCCACGAACTGTTGCAGCAGGACGAGCAGGATGGCCAGTATCGCTACTGGTTGCGAAAACAGGGCGACGCCTGA
- a CDS encoding cupin domain-containing protein: protein MKKTLLTCLLLAASASHAEPILKATTSWDDGAIAYPDGQAEITSIILRIEEGQEPPFHCHPVPTMGYMLKGKVRVDTVEGKSVVLTAGDPLVEVMNTVHRGIALEGPAEIVVFYAGAEGVPVTVKPEDDPDGKYCKQ, encoded by the coding sequence ATGAAAAAGACATTGCTCACCTGCCTGCTGCTGGCGGCCAGCGCTAGCCATGCCGAACCCATTCTCAAGGCGACCACCTCCTGGGATGACGGCGCGATCGCCTATCCGGATGGCCAGGCAGAAATCACGTCGATTATTTTGCGTATTGAGGAGGGGCAGGAACCTCCGTTCCACTGTCATCCGGTACCTACCATGGGCTACATGCTCAAGGGCAAAGTGCGCGTTGATACGGTGGAAGGCAAGAGTGTCGTGCTGACGGCCGGCGATCCGCTGGTAGAGGTGATGAATACCGTACACAGGGGGATCGCTCTGGAGGGGCCAGCTGAAATCGTGGTGTTCTATGCCGGCGCTGAGGGTGTGCCGGTAACCGTCAAGCCGGAGGACGATCCCGACGGCAAGTACTGCAAGCAGTAA
- a CDS encoding PA2817 family protein — MDDTQYATYCRDQMAQFAATLEKRTADLGENDSLRELAAAFTALANGERDLYSDGPGLVSRLFTTYPDFAPTLPRDLLWFLGGECLHYMPDEEINRYQQLDELRHEAAEQGKVLDIQQARESLGRLQ; from the coding sequence ATGGACGATACTCAATACGCCACTTACTGCCGCGACCAGATGGCTCAGTTCGCCGCAACGCTTGAAAAGCGCACCGCCGATCTGGGTGAAAACGATAGCCTGAGGGAACTTGCCGCTGCTTTCACAGCGCTGGCGAACGGAGAGAGGGACCTGTACAGCGATGGTCCGGGGCTGGTGTCCCGCCTATTCACAACCTACCCTGATTTCGCGCCCACCCTGCCGCGCGACCTGCTGTGGTTTCTCGGCGGCGAATGCCTGCACTACATGCCCGATGAAGAAATCAATCGCTACCAGCAACTGGACGAGCTGCGCCATGAAGCCGCCGAGCAGGGCAAAGTGCTGGATATACAACAGGCTCGCGAAAGCCTGGGGCGCTTGCAGTAG
- a CDS encoding elongation factor P hydroxylase → MNVALQFTACECSRLEHVFARCFEATEQTLLAGGASEPYYRPADSPQSQHLLYYREDFFASALHEISHWCLAGIERRQLPDFGYWYAPEGRTPEQQRAFEQVEIKPQSIEWCLSRACGYPFRVSVDNFTPDGTLPDTRWFRAQVLAQAQHWQLHGLPTRAQQIYAALCHEFGTTMALPDQRFTAADLD, encoded by the coding sequence ATGAATGTGGCGCTGCAATTTACTGCTTGTGAGTGCAGCAGACTTGAACACGTTTTTGCGCGATGTTTTGAGGCCACTGAACAAACGCTGCTGGCGGGAGGAGCCAGCGAGCCCTACTACCGGCCCGCCGACTCCCCACAATCTCAACACCTGCTGTATTACCGGGAAGATTTCTTCGCGAGCGCATTACATGAAATTTCCCACTGGTGCCTCGCCGGCATCGAGCGGCGCCAGCTGCCCGATTTTGGCTATTGGTATGCGCCGGAGGGTCGCACTCCCGAGCAACAGCGTGCATTCGAGCAGGTCGAGATAAAACCTCAGTCTATTGAGTGGTGCCTCTCCCGTGCCTGTGGTTACCCGTTTCGTGTCAGTGTCGATAATTTCACGCCGGACGGCACACTCCCGGATACGCGCTGGTTCCGCGCGCAGGTGTTGGCCCAGGCCCAGCATTGGCAGTTGCACGGGCTTCCCACTCGGGCACAGCAAATCTATGCAGCGCTGTGTCATGAGTTCGGTACCACCATGGCGCTCCCGGATCAGCGTTTCACAGCAGCAGATCTGGATTGA
- a CDS encoding 4-phosphoerythronate dehydrogenase produces MTLSVVADENIPGVEALLGAGAEVTRVNGRSLQPEQLRTADALLVRSVTRVDAALIANTKVRFVGTATAGTDHIDQQALASLGVRFCSAPGSNANAVVEYVLAAIAQSEQFLECLLSGGVAGIVGFGHVGRLLARRFEALGIRWQAYDPWLDESDIPAAAGFAEILHSDVICVHAELTDAQPWPSRHLFDQAALAGLTSSQLLINASRGPVVDNQALLRRLLEDAAPRVVLDVWEREPQVDTQLLANVAFGTAHIAGYSLDGKLLATRMLLDAMADEFHIELSGGPGTAAPSLPLVAPTAPERAAAVRELLAQVYRIEEDDTLLRKAVAEAPEAIATAFDGLRRSYRVRRELTSATLQLLQHDALVATTARALGITCT; encoded by the coding sequence ATGACACTGAGCGTTGTCGCCGACGAGAATATCCCTGGCGTAGAGGCGCTGTTGGGGGCGGGCGCTGAAGTAACCCGGGTCAACGGCAGGTCGCTTCAGCCAGAGCAGCTGCGTACGGCCGACGCGCTGTTGGTGCGTTCGGTGACTCGCGTCGACGCAGCGCTTATCGCGAACACCAAGGTGCGTTTTGTTGGCACGGCAACCGCTGGTACGGACCACATCGACCAGCAAGCGCTGGCGTCGCTGGGCGTGCGTTTTTGCAGTGCCCCAGGGTCCAATGCCAATGCCGTGGTTGAGTATGTACTGGCCGCCATAGCGCAGTCTGAACAGTTTCTGGAGTGCCTGCTCAGCGGCGGTGTCGCCGGAATAGTCGGCTTCGGTCATGTTGGCCGTCTGCTGGCCAGGCGATTCGAGGCTCTGGGTATTCGCTGGCAGGCCTACGATCCCTGGCTGGACGAGAGCGATATCCCAGCAGCGGCGGGCTTTGCTGAGATTCTTCACAGCGACGTGATCTGTGTCCATGCTGAGCTCACCGATGCACAGCCATGGCCGAGTCGCCACTTGTTTGATCAAGCGGCATTAGCGGGGTTGACGTCGAGCCAGTTGCTGATTAACGCAAGCAGGGGGCCGGTGGTGGACAATCAGGCGTTACTGCGACGTTTGCTTGAAGACGCAGCTCCGCGTGTTGTGCTCGATGTCTGGGAGCGGGAGCCGCAGGTGGATACGCAGCTGCTGGCGAACGTGGCTTTCGGCACCGCACACATTGCCGGCTATAGTCTCGATGGCAAACTGCTGGCTACCCGGATGCTCCTCGATGCCATGGCCGATGAATTTCATATTGAGTTGTCTGGCGGGCCCGGGACGGCGGCACCATCGCTGCCCCTCGTCGCTCCCACTGCGCCTGAACGCGCTGCGGCTGTGCGTGAACTGTTGGCACAGGTTTACCGTATCGAAGAGGACGACACACTGCTGCGCAAAGCCGTGGCCGAGGCACCCGAAGCGATAGCCACTGCTTTTGATGGGCTGCGCCGCAGCTATCGTGTGCGACGCGAACTGACCTCAGCCACGCTGCAACTGCTGCAGCATGATGCGCTGGTTGCGACGACCGCCAGGGCTTTAGGAATCACATGCACATAG
- a CDS encoding glycine cleavage system protein R yields the protein METSFIITFIGDDRPGLVEALASTIEKNQGNWQESQLSQLGGKFAGLILVSLPESAADTLQAELKALSSSGLSVRVSPASAADTAHGKPIALSVLGPDRPGIIKEISRELASHDINVVEMDSQVESAAMSGEPMFRAKIDAEIPEKTDRDALESALESVANKMTLDIDLD from the coding sequence GTGGAAACCTCTTTCATCATCACCTTCATTGGCGATGATCGCCCCGGCCTCGTGGAGGCACTCGCGAGCACTATTGAGAAGAACCAGGGTAACTGGCAGGAGAGCCAGCTCTCGCAGTTGGGTGGCAAGTTTGCCGGTCTCATTCTGGTCAGCCTCCCTGAATCTGCTGCGGACACGCTCCAGGCGGAGCTTAAAGCGCTTTCCAGCAGTGGTCTGAGTGTACGAGTCTCGCCCGCCAGCGCTGCGGACACCGCCCACGGCAAACCCATTGCGCTTTCAGTACTGGGACCCGACCGGCCCGGCATCATCAAAGAAATTTCCCGTGAACTTGCCTCCCATGACATTAACGTCGTGGAGATGGACAGCCAGGTAGAAAGCGCGGCAATGAGCGGCGAACCCATGTTCCGGGCAAAAATCGACGCGGAAATTCCTGAAAAGACCGACCGGGATGCACTCGAAAGTGCGCTTGAATCCGTCGCCAATAAAATGACCCTGGACATCGATCTCGACTAA
- the prmB gene encoding 50S ribosomal protein L3 N(5)-glutamine methyltransferase yields the protein MTDMTVGQAIDHCHDALLASPVFYGHGTDNPWDEAVQLVLAVADLPADADESHLPHPVSDAQWRQISQLLKRRIDEQIPLPYLLGRAWFAGLEFICDHRALVPRSPLAELILHDYQPWYSGPAPKRILDLCCGGGCIGLAAAYYTPGASVDLLDLDRDALALAKENIDHMGLGNRVRALESDLFTAADGQQYDLILSNPPYVDASDLAAMPVEFSHEPAIALGSGADGLDLTRQILAQAADFLTPSGLLVVELGNSWPALERAYPRVPFTWLEFEHGGHGVFALTAQELQEYAASLRPESV from the coding sequence ATGACTGATATGACTGTAGGGCAGGCCATCGACCACTGCCATGATGCGCTGTTGGCGAGTCCCGTATTTTATGGGCATGGAACGGACAATCCCTGGGATGAAGCCGTGCAGCTGGTGCTGGCTGTCGCCGACCTGCCTGCGGATGCTGACGAGAGTCATCTTCCGCATCCCGTCAGTGACGCTCAGTGGCGGCAGATCAGCCAATTGCTGAAACGGCGTATCGACGAGCAGATACCGTTGCCTTACCTGCTCGGTCGAGCCTGGTTCGCGGGCCTTGAATTTATCTGTGATCATCGCGCGTTGGTCCCGCGATCACCGCTGGCAGAGTTAATCCTGCACGATTATCAGCCCTGGTACAGTGGGCCCGCTCCAAAGCGCATTCTCGATTTGTGCTGTGGTGGTGGCTGTATTGGGCTGGCGGCTGCCTACTACACACCGGGTGCCAGTGTCGATTTACTCGATCTGGACCGCGATGCGCTGGCGCTGGCGAAAGAGAATATTGATCACATGGGATTGGGAAACCGTGTCCGGGCGCTTGAGTCAGATTTGTTTACCGCTGCCGACGGTCAACAATATGACCTGATCCTCAGTAATCCCCCTTACGTCGATGCAAGCGATCTTGCCGCCATGCCGGTAGAGTTCAGTCACGAACCCGCTATTGCCCTGGGCAGTGGCGCCGACGGCCTCGATCTGACCCGACAGATTCTGGCCCAGGCGGCCGATTTTCTGACCCCTTCAGGGCTGCTTGTGGTGGAACTGGGCAATAGTTGGCCAGCGCTGGAGCGCGCCTATCCGCGAGTCCCGTTTACCTGGCTTGAATTCGAACACGGTGGCCATGGCGTTTTTGCCCTGACTGCGCAGGAATTACAGGAATATGCCGCCAGTTTGCGCCCAGAATCGGTATAA
- the aroC gene encoding chorismate synthase, with protein sequence MSGNTIGKLFTVTTFGESHGPALGCIVDGCPPGLALDASDLQRDLDRRKPGTSRFTTQRREADEVRILSGVFEGQTTGTSIGMLIENTDQRSKDYSNIANTFRPAHADYSYNQKYGFRDYRGGGRSSARETAMRVAAGAIAKKYLLTRYGIEVRGYLSQLGPIRVQTLNWDVVETNPFFCPDPNAVPEMEAYMAALNKEGNSIGARINVVASNVMPGLGEPVFDRLDADIAHAMMGINAVKGVEIGAGFDSVEQKGTEHRDELTPEGFISNHAGGVLGGISSGQDILVSIALKPTSSIRQPGATIDTEGNAMDMVTHGRHDPCVGIRATPIAEAMLAIVLMDHLLRHRGQNADVQCDTPVISASCPE encoded by the coding sequence ATGTCCGGCAATACCATAGGTAAACTGTTTACCGTCACCACCTTTGGCGAAAGCCATGGCCCGGCTCTGGGCTGTATTGTCGATGGGTGTCCTCCCGGACTGGCGCTGGATGCTTCAGATCTGCAGCGTGACCTTGATCGACGCAAACCCGGCACGTCGCGGTTCACGACGCAGCGCCGCGAAGCCGATGAGGTACGTATTCTGTCGGGCGTGTTTGAAGGACAAACCACCGGTACATCTATTGGCATGTTGATTGAGAACACGGATCAGCGCTCCAAGGACTACTCCAATATTGCGAATACTTTCCGCCCGGCGCACGCCGATTACAGCTACAACCAGAAATACGGGTTTCGCGACTATCGTGGTGGTGGCCGCTCATCTGCGCGGGAAACGGCCATGCGCGTTGCAGCGGGCGCTATCGCCAAGAAGTATCTGCTGACCCGATACGGAATTGAAGTGCGCGGCTACCTGTCCCAGCTTGGTCCTATTCGTGTCCAGACGTTGAATTGGGATGTGGTCGAGACCAACCCATTTTTCTGCCCCGATCCGAATGCCGTACCGGAGATGGAAGCCTATATGGCGGCGCTCAATAAGGAGGGTAACTCCATTGGCGCACGCATTAACGTGGTTGCCAGTAATGTTATGCCCGGCCTCGGAGAGCCGGTGTTCGATCGACTCGACGCGGATATCGCCCACGCGATGATGGGCATTAATGCGGTCAAAGGCGTGGAGATCGGCGCCGGATTCGATAGTGTGGAACAAAAAGGCACGGAACATCGCGATGAACTGACGCCGGAAGGATTTATCAGTAATCACGCCGGCGGTGTGCTGGGCGGTATTTCCAGCGGTCAGGATATTTTGGTGAGTATTGCGCTGAAGCCGACCTCCAGTATTCGTCAGCCTGGCGCGACGATTGATACCGAGGGTAATGCTATGGATATGGTGACTCACGGTCGACACGATCCCTGTGTGGGTATTCGCGCCACGCCAATCGCCGAGGCCATGCTGGCGATTGTGCTCATGGATCATCTGCTCAGGCATCGTGGCCAGAATGCGGATGTGCAGTGTGATACCCCCGTTATCTCCGCTAGTTGTCCTGAGTAA
- a CDS encoding DUF4892 domain-containing protein yields MRSSAGGVHWSLLAVLLLMTLQAMAEPPHTLLETLDASPHMQQVSHSSDAVIEHEIGLGAMQKIRGSWRFKGSERVTGERVRYTWQVRDGFTSNEVLDGLEAQLNSEGVLFACEGRSCGQGVQWANRVFGERVLYGRDDLQRYRVYDLADADQSYRLVLFSSARTADRQYLHAELYRIATP; encoded by the coding sequence ATGCGTAGTTCAGCAGGGGGCGTCCATTGGTCGCTGTTGGCAGTGTTGTTACTGATGACCTTGCAGGCGATGGCGGAGCCACCTCACACACTGCTGGAGACATTGGACGCGTCGCCGCATATGCAGCAGGTCAGTCATAGCAGCGACGCGGTGATCGAACACGAGATCGGGCTCGGCGCCATGCAGAAAATTCGCGGCAGTTGGCGCTTCAAGGGCAGCGAGCGTGTCACTGGCGAGCGAGTACGCTACACCTGGCAAGTGCGCGATGGCTTTACGTCCAATGAAGTGCTGGATGGGCTTGAAGCGCAGTTGAACAGTGAAGGTGTGCTGTTTGCGTGCGAGGGGCGCAGCTGCGGTCAGGGTGTACAGTGGGCTAACAGGGTGTTTGGCGAACGGGTGCTATACGGCCGCGATGATTTACAGCGTTATCGTGTATACGATCTTGCTGACGCCGATCAGTCGTATCGGTTGGTCTTGTTCAGCTCTGCGCGTACGGCCGATCGCCAGTATCTGCACGCGGAGCTATATCGCATCGCGACGCCATAG
- a CDS encoding 5'-3' exonuclease yields MERRSWLVDASIYIFRAWFSIPDRWHTDAGMPLNAVYGYAGFLVDLLSRVQHGDAVAAAFDESLGSCFRNEVYPDYKSSRALPDEALAFQLQACRELTECAGIACFASERYEADDFLATLARLSAEQSTPFSVVTRDKDLGQLLLHEGALWWDFAADQQLGAADFFERFGVRPCQFADYLALVGDTVDDIPGVPGVGPKTAAALLAEFGSVEAIAARFEAVADLPVRGAKKLAERLPAHWEQVRVSHQLATLEDRVPGVDALPEYTLLREHVAAVCEYLDALGLAGPMQRRWQQLPIGGLQ; encoded by the coding sequence ATGGAGCGGCGTAGCTGGCTTGTAGACGCGAGCATCTATATTTTCCGGGCCTGGTTTTCCATACCCGATCGTTGGCATACCGATGCGGGGATGCCGCTTAATGCCGTGTATGGCTACGCCGGGTTCCTTGTTGACCTGTTGTCCCGGGTGCAACATGGCGACGCCGTGGCAGCCGCCTTTGATGAGAGTCTCGGCAGCTGTTTTCGCAATGAGGTGTATCCCGACTATAAGTCAAGCAGGGCACTGCCTGACGAAGCCCTGGCGTTTCAGTTGCAGGCCTGTCGCGAATTGACCGAATGTGCGGGCATTGCCTGTTTCGCCAGTGAGCGCTACGAAGCCGATGACTTCCTGGCAACCCTGGCAAGGCTGTCCGCAGAGCAGTCGACCCCATTTTCCGTGGTCACCAGAGACAAGGATTTGGGGCAGCTGCTGTTGCACGAAGGCGCACTGTGGTGGGATTTTGCCGCCGATCAGCAGCTGGGCGCAGCGGATTTTTTCGAGCGATTTGGCGTGCGTCCATGCCAGTTCGCAGATTACCTGGCCCTGGTCGGGGATACGGTGGATGACATTCCGGGGGTACCTGGGGTCGGCCCAAAAACGGCTGCCGCGTTACTGGCCGAGTTCGGTTCCGTGGAAGCTATTGCCGCTCGTTTTGAGGCAGTGGCTGATTTACCTGTGCGCGGCGCGAAAAAACTGGCAGAAAGGCTTCCCGCTCACTGGGAGCAGGTGAGGGTGTCACACCAGCTGGCCACCCTGGAAGACAGGGTGCCGGGCGTCGATGCACTGCCGGAATATACGTTGCTCCGCGAGCATGTTGCTGCGGTCTGTGAGTATCTGGATGCGCTGGGCCTGGCTGGCCCGATGCAGCGACGCTGGCAGCAGCTGCCCATAGGGGGCTTGCAATGA
- the folE gene encoding GTP cyclohydrolase I FolE: MQWADCYYRWPQFEEYSVEKNWASIIEAIGEDLNRPGLVDTPKRAAKAFEFLTRGYHQSVEEVVNNALFPSDSSEMVLVQDIELYSLCEHHLLPFIGKCHVAYIPTGQVLGLSKVARIVDVFARRLQIQESLTTQIAKTIMEVTGAEGVGVIIEARHMCMMMRGVEKQNSVMKTSAMLGSFRKSQVTREEFLQLLRLST, from the coding sequence ATGCAATGGGCCGATTGTTACTATCGCTGGCCCCAATTTGAGGAATATTCCGTGGAAAAAAACTGGGCTAGCATCATCGAAGCGATTGGCGAGGACCTCAATCGCCCAGGACTTGTAGACACACCCAAACGGGCCGCCAAGGCCTTTGAATTCCTCACCCGGGGCTACCACCAATCCGTCGAGGAAGTGGTCAATAACGCCCTATTCCCTTCAGACTCGAGCGAAATGGTGCTGGTGCAGGACATCGAACTTTACTCCCTGTGCGAGCATCACCTGTTGCCATTCATCGGCAAATGCCATGTCGCCTATATACCCACCGGGCAGGTTCTGGGGCTTTCCAAGGTGGCGCGTATCGTCGATGTATTTGCCCGCCGCTTACAAATTCAGGAGTCCCTGACCACCCAGATCGCAAAGACGATCATGGAAGTCACCGGCGCTGAAGGTGTCGGTGTTATTATCGAGGCACGTCACATGTGCATGATGATGCGCGGCGTAGAAAAACAGAACTCCGTCATGAAAACCTCTGCCATGCTGGGGAGTTTCAGGAAATCCCAGGTGACTCGCGAGGAATTTCTGCAACTGTTGCGATTAAGCACCTAG
- a CDS encoding glutathione S-transferase family protein, with product MKIYGDRRSGNCYKLQLAASLLGIDYQWVDIDILSGDTQAPAFAQLNPNRKIPVLELDDGRCLTESNAILNYLAHGSALLPEDPYARALVEQWQFFEQYSHEPYIAVARFIAVYQGMPAERAKEFRAKQAGGHKALAVMEQQLARTPFLVGEQFSTADVALYAYTHVAPEGGFELVQYPAIGAWLARIEALPNFAAMDKV from the coding sequence GTGAAGATTTACGGTGACCGGCGGTCGGGCAATTGCTACAAATTGCAGCTCGCAGCGAGTCTTCTGGGTATCGACTACCAGTGGGTGGATATCGATATTCTGTCCGGCGATACACAGGCGCCAGCGTTTGCGCAGCTTAATCCCAATCGCAAAATTCCGGTGCTGGAGCTCGATGATGGCCGCTGTCTGACGGAGTCCAATGCCATTCTCAATTACCTTGCGCACGGTTCGGCCTTGCTGCCGGAGGACCCTTATGCCCGGGCCCTGGTTGAGCAGTGGCAGTTCTTTGAGCAATACAGTCATGAACCGTATATTGCAGTGGCGAGGTTTATCGCCGTGTACCAGGGTATGCCAGCAGAGCGAGCGAAAGAGTTCAGGGCCAAACAAGCAGGTGGACACAAGGCGCTGGCGGTCATGGAGCAACAATTGGCTCGTACGCCGTTTCTGGTCGGTGAGCAATTCAGTACGGCCGATGTGGCACTGTATGCCTACACCCATGTCGCCCCGGAAGGCGGTTTTGAGCTGGTGCAATATCCGGCCATAGGCGCATGGCTGGCCCGAATTGAAGCGCTACCGAATTTCGCAGCAATGGATAAAGTCTGA
- a CDS encoding alpha/beta fold hydrolase — translation MSGEALNWQLHGLNYAGLAWGDPTHSPLLALHGWLDNATSFQRLAEQLASGYYVVAPDLSGHGLTDWRSADATYHIYDDVPQLHALVEHMQWDSFTLMGHSRGAAISVMYAAAFPEQVTRLILLDGATPTPLDASEFAHQLRNFVLEKRRLQGRQTRVYSDREAAITAREEQGLDREEAELIASRNLHACEGGYTWHTDPRLRGGSAIKLTWGHIEAALGALSMPTLLLQAERGMMTRHEGYSEKIRAMIPRPTLAQFPGGHHFHMEAGAEHLGTEIIRFSTEEGANA, via the coding sequence GTGAGCGGAGAAGCGCTGAACTGGCAACTGCATGGGTTAAATTATGCAGGGCTCGCCTGGGGCGACCCCACCCATTCGCCGCTGCTGGCCCTGCATGGCTGGCTCGATAACGCCACCAGCTTCCAGCGCCTGGCGGAGCAACTGGCGAGCGGCTACTACGTTGTCGCCCCTGATCTGTCTGGACACGGTCTTACTGACTGGCGTTCCGCCGATGCCACCTATCATATTTACGACGATGTGCCGCAGTTACATGCGTTGGTCGAGCACATGCAGTGGGATAGCTTCACTCTGATGGGCCACTCTCGCGGCGCGGCGATCAGCGTCATGTATGCCGCTGCATTTCCAGAGCAGGTTACGCGTCTGATATTGCTCGATGGGGCGACGCCCACGCCACTGGACGCCAGTGAATTTGCGCATCAGCTGCGCAACTTCGTCCTGGAGAAGCGGCGCCTGCAGGGACGTCAGACCCGGGTGTATAGCGATCGTGAAGCGGCAATTACGGCTCGTGAAGAGCAGGGTCTGGATCGCGAGGAAGCCGAGTTGATAGCAAGCCGCAACCTGCATGCCTGCGAAGGTGGCTATACCTGGCACACTGATCCACGCCTGCGCGGCGGGTCTGCCATTAAACTTACCTGGGGCCACATCGAGGCCGCACTTGGAGCCTTGTCGATGCCGACGTTGCTGCTCCAGGCAGAGCGCGGCATGATGACAAGACACGAGGGCTATAGTGAGAAAATTCGCGCTATGATTCCAAGACCGACCCTTGCCCAATTTCCAGGCGGTCACCACTTTCACATGGAGGCCGGTGCGGAGCACTTAGGTACCGAGATTATCCGATTTTCCACCGAGGAGGGGGCCAATGCGTAG
- a CDS encoding YheU family protein: MQKEQGANAWLFRSPPGRLPQEVLQAVLEEFASRDGTDYGERELTLDEKAGNLRRLLDTGELCILFHSESEAWDLVSREQAEILLSE, encoded by the coding sequence ATGCAGAAGGAACAGGGTGCAAATGCCTGGCTATTTAGAAGTCCCCCCGGTCGATTGCCACAGGAGGTGTTGCAGGCCGTGCTGGAAGAATTTGCCAGCCGGGATGGCACAGACTACGGCGAGCGGGAGTTGACCCTGGATGAGAAGGCAGGCAACCTGCGCCGCCTGTTGGATACGGGAGAATTGTGTATCCTGTTTCATTCTGAAAGTGAGGCCTGGGACCTGGTGAGTCGGGAGCAGGCGGAAATCCTATTGAGCGAATAA
- a CDS encoding ATP-NAD kinase family protein, with the protein MHIGLLINPLAGLGGSRGFKGSDGRAVRELALALTPEELRRSQERAERALKLISGLPNLTVSTYGGAMGAQVCEQLGLSARTLGEPEDYPSAPQDTRRAATLLRDAGVDVLVFAGGDGTARDVYDAVGASLPVLGIPAGVKMHSGVFAVSPEAAGELLRELGQGGLVGLRTQEVRDIDEEAFREDVVRSRFYGEMQVPGEGRFLQHTKIGGRESQELVAAEIAEWVVEQLDPDTLYLIGPGSTTAAIMDTLGLENTLLGVDALRAGQLLGSDLDESAILALLEREQASASIFVTAIGGQGHVIGRGNQQLSPAVLRRVGLENLQIVAAKSKITALQGRPLLADSNDPLLDKQISGYREVITGYDDRILYLVATSVEGINA; encoded by the coding sequence ATGCACATAGGATTACTGATCAACCCCCTGGCAGGATTGGGTGGTAGTCGCGGCTTCAAGGGCAGTGACGGCCGCGCTGTACGTGAGCTGGCGCTTGCCCTGACCCCCGAGGAATTGCGTCGCTCCCAGGAAAGAGCCGAGCGCGCCCTGAAGCTCATTTCAGGGCTCCCGAATCTGACCGTTAGCACCTATGGTGGGGCCATGGGCGCGCAGGTATGTGAGCAGTTGGGGCTGAGCGCACGCACGCTGGGTGAGCCCGAGGATTATCCGAGTGCGCCTCAGGATACGCGTCGTGCCGCGACATTGCTGCGCGACGCGGGTGTCGATGTGCTGGTGTTTGCGGGTGGGGACGGAACAGCGCGGGATGTCTATGACGCCGTGGGTGCCAGCCTGCCTGTGCTCGGCATACCCGCCGGGGTGAAAATGCACTCAGGCGTGTTTGCGGTGTCCCCCGAAGCCGCCGGTGAGCTGTTGCGTGAACTGGGGCAGGGCGGCCTGGTGGGGCTTCGCACCCAGGAAGTGCGGGATATAGACGAGGAAGCTTTCCGCGAGGACGTGGTGCGCAGCCGTTTTTACGGCGAGATGCAGGTGCCCGGGGAAGGCCGGTTTCTGCAACACACCAAGATAGGCGGTCGCGAAAGCCAGGAGCTGGTGGCGGCAGAAATTGCCGAGTGGGTTGTGGAACAGCTCGATCCTGACACGCTGTATCTCATAGGCCCGGGCTCAACCACAGCGGCAATCATGGATACCCTGGGTCTTGAGAACACGCTGTTGGGCGTCGACGCGTTGCGAGCGGGACAGTTGCTGGGCAGCGATCTGGACGAATCAGCGATACTCGCGCTACTTGAGCGTGAGCAGGCATCTGCCAGTATTTTCGTCACTGCCATTGGTGGCCAGGGGCATGTTATTGGTCGCGGCAACCAGCAGCTCAGCCCCGCCGTGTTGCGCAGGGTGGGTCTTGAGAATCTGCAGATTGTTGCGGCAAAATCCAAAATTACGGCGCTGCAGGGACGTCCGTTGCTGGCGGACAGCAACGACCCACTGCTAGACAAACAAATCAGCGGTTACCGCGAGGTAATAACCGGCTATGATGATCGAATTCTGTATCTTGTAGCCACATCGGTAGAAGGAATAAATGCATGA